In the genome of Schistocerca piceifrons isolate TAMUIC-IGC-003096 chromosome X, iqSchPice1.1, whole genome shotgun sequence, one region contains:
- the LOC124723078 gene encoding ADP-ribosylation factor-like protein 6: MGLWEKLTTLFGKKKEVNVLVVGLNNSGKSTVINHFKNEEDRAMEIVPTVGFNIEKFQNQNVAFTAVDMSGHGRYRDLWEHYYKDCHGVIFVVDSSDRLRLVVVREELDLLLQHPDVVGRRLPILFFANKTDVREALSSVKIAIALGLERILDKPWHICASNALTGEGLQEGVEWLTKQVREVVESKS, encoded by the exons ATGggtctgtgggaaaagttgacgaCGCTGTTTGGAAAAAAGAAAGAGGTGAATGTTCTCGTCGTTGGACTGAACAATAGCGGCAAGTCAACTGTAATCAACCATTTCAAGAATGAAGAAGACAGGGCCATGGAAATTGTACCGACAGTGGGATTCAACATAGAGAAATTTCAAA ACCAGAACGTGGCCTTCACGGCAGTGGACATGTCGGGGCACGGCCGGTACCGCGACCTGTGGGAGCACTACTACAAGGACTGCCAcggcgtcatcttcgtggtggacaGCAGCGACCGGCTCCGGCTGGTGGTGGTGCGCGAGGAGCTGGACCTGCTGCTGCAGCACCCGGACGTCGTGGGCCGCCGCCTGCCCATCctcttcttcgccaacaagactgACGTGCGCGAGGCCCTCTCCAGCGTCAAGATCGCCATCGCCCTCGGTCTCGAGCGCATCCTGGACAAGCCGTGGCACATCTGTGCCAGCAACGCCCTCACCGGTGAGGGGCTGCAAGAGGGCGTCGAGTGGCTGACGAAGCAGGTCAGGGAGGTGGTCGAGAGCAAGTCGTGA